A genomic region of Alligator mississippiensis isolate rAllMis1 chromosome 4, rAllMis1, whole genome shotgun sequence contains the following coding sequences:
- the LGALS2 gene encoding galectin-2 encodes MSEKFEIVNLDVKPGEVLKVKGKIFDDTDRFEINIGKSSGDLGLHFNPRFDESVIVCNSRCSNNWQEEHREGHIPFSRGSEVKILIYFMGDKFQVKLPGGHELEFPNRHSYDKISYLSVKGGFRVTSFKQD; translated from the exons ATGTCT GAGAAGTTTGAAATTGTCAACCTGGATGTGAAGCCTGGGGAGGTCCTGAAGGTGAAGGGCAAGATCTTTGATGACACTGACAG ATTTGAAATTAACATTGGCAAAAGTTCCGGTGACTTGGGGCTGCATTTCAACCCTCGCTTCGACGAATCTGTCATTGTCTGCAACTCCAGATGCTCTAACAACTGGCAGGAGGAGCACCGTGAGGGCCACATTCCGTTCTCCAGGGGCTCGGAAGTCAAG ATTCTCATCTACTTTATGGGAGACAAGTTCCAGGTGAAGCTGCCAGGTGGGCATGAGCTGGAGTTCCCCAACCGACACAGTTACGACAAGATTTCCTACCTGAGTGTGAAGGGTGGGTTCAGGGTCACCTCCTTCAAACAAGATTGA
- the CDC42EP1 gene encoding cdc42 effector protein 1 encodes MSLGKLPVISWVSGSHGKRRLKSELTPDMISPPLGDFRHTMHVGRGGDVFGDTSFLSNHGGTDTPKGNSFFARTLRHVRRTPLRNRGSGGKTEASPAPPDISPIIKNAVSLPQLNEGTYGDGDGLIGKYAFTSSPNSLSETHRAYGLESGFCTIPRVPRSEKTQDNSFPVEPELTRSDSLLSFRLDLGPSLMSELFHVISFSEAGSKRQETEEDCALARGWAASPLHLHGEGSEDALPRGLGVPHTDRIDSNTASSLWGPSRQEGSLSEASSPLGLSVCANGEAHAIQHAEEGPAYAGGQNQSPGWESEPSEGAGAPLRETPWQGHQHDCGMGAGEFNRAAQMLACRYGGTSTRRSLEEEEEEEEEDPRVARTQASWESPSSSYWQVKAAVERCSPEAAWSQGEEEVEEEEVELSSVQEGDAVTSKGCSDSFEYADEEEEDDEVKV; translated from the exons ATGAGCCTCGGGAAGCTACCAGTGATCAGCTGGGTGTCAGGCTCCCATGGCAAGCGCCGGCTGAAGTCAGAGCTGACTCCAGACATGATCAGCCCACCCCTGGGGGATTTCCGGCACACCATGCATGTGGGTCGTGGCGGGGACGTCTTTGGAGACACCTCCTTCCTCAGCAACCATGGCGGCACCGATACACCCAAAGGCAACAGCTTCTTTGCCCGGACGCTGCGGCATGTGCGGAGGACACCACTGAGGAACCGGGGCAGTGGGGGCAAGACTGAGGCCTCCCCTGCCCCGCCGGACATCTCACCCATCATCAAGAATGCCGTGTCACTGCCGCAGCTCAATGAGGGGACATATGGGGACGGTGATGGCCTCATAGGGAAGTATGCCTTCACGAGCTCCCCCAACAGCCTCTCAGAGACACACCGCGCCTATG GGCTGGAGTCTGGGTTCTGCACCATCCCTCGCGTCCCTCGCTCAGAGAAGACCCAAGACAACTCTTTCCCCGTGGAACCGGAGCTCACACGCTCAGACTCCCTGCTGTCCTTCCGGCTGGACCTCGGGCCTTCCCTCATGAGCGAGCTCTTCCATGTCATCAGCTTCTCAGAAGCTGGCAGCAAGAGGCAAGAAACAGAGGAAGACTGTGccctggccagaggctgggctgcatcaccCCTCCACCTGCATGGTGAAGGATCTGAGGATGCGCTTCCTCGGGGGTTGGGGGTGCCCCACACTGACCGTATAGATAGCAACACAGCATCAAGCCTCTGGGGCCCCTCCAGGCAGGAGGGCAGCCTCTCAGAGGCAAGCTCACCATTAGGACTCTCTGTGTGTGCTAATGGAGAGGCCCATGCCATCCAACATGCTGAGGAAGggcctgcctatgcagggggacAGAACCAGAGTCCTGGCTGGGAGTCAGAGCCCTCTGAGGGGGCAGGAGCACCATTGAGAGAGACCCCGTGGCAGGGGCACCAGCATGACTGTGGCATGGGGGCTGGAGAATTCAACCGGGCAGCCCAAATGCTGGCTTGCCGCTATGGGGGGACGAGCACCCGCCGcagcctggaggaggaggaggaagaggaggaggaggatccccGGGTGGCGAGAACTCAGGCATCGTGGGAGAGCCCAAGCAGCAGCTACTGGCAGGtgaaggcagcagtggagaggtgCTCCCCCgaggcagcatggagccagggagaggaggaggttgAGGAAGAGGAGGTCGAGCTCTCAAGTGTGCAGGAGGGGGACGCTGTCACCAGCAAGGGCTGCAGTGACTCCTTTGAGTATGccgatgaggaggaggaagatgatgaAGTCAAGGTCTGA